The sequence GCCTTGGGCTGGCTGTGAACCTCCTCTGAAGGTAATTGCCCCTTTCAAGATGGCTTGATGAACAGGACTCTTTCCAGATTCTGTAAtttctccccacttccccacccaTTCAGGTCAAGGGGTGTTAACAGCCCAGATATGTTCCTGAACTATCCCTTGTCTTCCTCTACACCCCACCCACAAGTTTGAAATTAGTCGCCTTGTGAATAAACCTTTGTCTAATTATCCCAATCTCAGTGTGTCATCTGTTTCCTTCTGACACTCTGACTGATAAAGCCTGGAAGCAGTAAGGGAGCTTGCTATAAggataaggaaggaaaaaaaaacccaaaaacccaggcagagggagcagcgtGAGTAACGTGGCAAAGAGGCatgaaaatactgtatttttgtttGGTTAATTCCCTTTATTGGTGGAGGACAAATTGCTAAATCCAATGCTCTGTTCTCAGTCCTATTCTTACTAGATTTACCAGCAGCATTTAACCAATTTATCGCTCTCTCCTCCTTGGGACAAATTTGTCACTTGGCCTCCATGACATTGCACTCTTTTGGTTCTTGTTCTTCCTCTGGCTACTCTTGTTCAGTCTCCTCTGCTGGTTCCCTCTCATTTTCCTGATGTCTTCATCTCCCTGAAGCTGAACGCTGGAGTCCCAAGGACTGTCTTTACACTAACTCTCCACCATCATCCAGTGTCATGGTTTTAAATACTCAGTGCTGTCCACTCCCAAATTTCTATCGTTGACCTAGATCTCTCCTCCAAATCCAGACTCATATATCCAACCTAACTAGAGATAAGAGTGATGTCTGGAGCTGACTCCTACAGCCAATTGttacattttcaggaattttttcaGCCTCTTGTTAAACACAGCTATTACTGAAAAGGGCGAAAGACTCATACGATCTGAAGAGGAACCAGAGTATTAAACACAGCCACtactgaaaattaaattatataaacttgaaagataaaataaattatattaaaagcaaaagtaatattaaaaacatcactttctaattattttactatattttattatttttatactcttGGGGTCATTTACATCTATTCTGTCTGTATTATGGAAATACTATACTACGGTGTGCCACTCTTGCATCCCTTCCTAACTCCGTGTTCAGTGACATCATGTTGGCGGCTCAAAATCAACCATGGTGAGAGTAGTATACCAccgaaattggcaaatgctaccagTGAGAGcttgatttattgttttgttgccTGCTTAGTCTTAAGAAAGTGACCATAATCTTCACTGTGGCCTGCCAGGTCTGTGTGACCTCACCCCTGTGCTGCCTCTCCACCTTTCTCTTCTCACCCTTtgctctctctgctccagccaaaCTAGCCTTTGTTTCTCAATGCACCATGTTTCtctctcaggacctttgcacttggtTTACCCTGGCTAATTTCGACTCATTCTTCAgagccctgacttcagactatactacaaagctacagtaatcaagacagtatggtactggcacaaaaacagaaagatagatcaatggaacaggatagaaagcccagagataaacccacgcacctatggacaccttatctttgataaaggtggcaggaatgtacagtggagaaaggacagcctcttcaataagtggtgctgggaaaactggacaggtacatgtagaagtatgagattagatcactccctaacaccatacacaaaaataagctcaaaatggattaaagacctaaatgtaaggccagaaactatcaaactcttagaggaaaacataggcagaacactctatgacataaatcacagcaagatcctttctgacccacctcctagagtaatggaaataaaaacaaaaataaacaaatgggacctaatgaaacttcaaagcttttgcacagcaaaggaaaccataaacaagaccaaaagacaaccctcagaatgggagaaaatatttgcaaatgaagcaactgacaaaggattaatctccaaaatttacaagcagctcatgcagctcaataacaaaaaaacaaacaacccaatccaaaaatgggcagaagactgaaatagatatttctccaaagaagatatacagactgccaacaaacacatgaaagaatgctcaacatcattaataattagagaagtgcaaatcaaaactactatgagatatcatctcacaccagtcagaatggtcatcatcaaaaaatctagaaacaataaatgctggagagggtgtggagaaaagggaacactcttgcactgctggtgggaatgtgaattggttcagccactatggagaacagtatggaggttccttaaaaaactacaaatagaactatcatatgacccagcaatcccactactgggcatataccctgagaaaaccaaaattcaaaaagagtcatgtaccaaaatgttcattgtagctctatttacaatagcccggagatggaaacaacctaagtgcccatcatcggatgaatggataaagaagatgtggcacatatatacaatggaatattactcagccataaaaagaaacgaaattgagatatttgtaatgaggtggatagacctagaatctgtcatacagagtgaagtaagtcagaaagagaaagacaaataccgtatgctaacacatatatacggaatttaagaaaaaaaaatgtcttgaagaacctaggggtaagacaggaataaaattgCAGACCTACtgaagaatggacttgaggatatggggagggggaagagtgagctgtgacagggcgagagagagtcatggacatatacacactaacaaacataaggtagatagctagtgggaagcagccacatggcacaggaatattggctcggtgctttgtgacagcctggaggggtgggatagggagggtgggagggagggagacgcaagagggaagacatatgggaacatatgtatatgtataactgattcactttgttataaagcagaaactaacacaccattgtaaagcaattataccccaataaagatgttaaaaaacaaaaaaaaaaacaaaaacaaaaacttctttCCTCTGGAAAGCCCTCTttgtgccccctccccaggctagTTTAGGTGGCACTTACCACAATAGTAATTTTAGAGCTATTTATGAATGATTTGATAACTGTCTCCCCCATGCTGTCTTGTTCATCACTGTATGAGGGGCACCTAGAAGAGAAGCTGGTGTAGAATGGGTGCTCAAGAAgtgtttgttgggcttccctggtggcgcagtggttgagagtccacctgccgatgcaggggacatgggttcgtgccctggtctgggaagatcccacatgccgtggagcagctaggcccgtgagccatgaccgctgagcctgcgcgtccagagcctgtgctccgcaacgggagaggccacaacagtgagaggcccgcatacagaaaaaaaaaaaaaaagtgtttgttgaatgactgtgTAAGTGCTTAGCCTGTACCGCATTACATGAAAGCTCCAGTTTTCTCAAGGCAGCCTGTGATCTCCTGGAGAACTAGTACAGCGTCAGCACCCAGCACCGTGCTTGGCACTTAGTGGGGCTCCATAAGGGTTTtccaagtttgggaaacactgtgaAGTGCTGCCCAGATCCCCCATCAGTGAAGACTTGTAACGCCAGCTATTGGGAATGCTGTCAGTGAAGAGCCTTTAACTGTCAGCCCCCCAGGGACAGGGCCCCCTTGGCTCCTGTCATAGCCCTTCCCAGATGGCCCCACATCCCACGAAAGATGAAGGCAGGGATATTAGAGGCCCGGTCTGGTCATCTTAGCTCATCTGGGGACAACGCTGATGGGCCATTCTAGTTCCAGAGCCCCTGTGGGGTCAGCCATGACTGTCCTTGGGCCTGCGTGGACCTCTGGACTTCTTCTGCCCACTCctgttcccttcccctcccttccacaGGTGTGGATCCCAAGGGCACTCCCACATAAACACCCTTTACTGCAATCTCCATCTCAGAATCTGCTTCCCAGGAACCCAACCTGAAATAgaccctctctcttctcttctcctctgtCTCATCCCTTTCAGGGGACGTCCATTCATTCACCTAAAGTTCGTAGGCACCATTCAGCTGACAAAAAAGTTTCACATCCATTTTTCTATTACTCTCATTCTGTACTGTCTAGGTGCATCAGGAAggcaacagatggagaaactggggcccagagaggtgcaGCGACCAGCCTAAGGGCACTGCACTAATTAAAAACTAGCTAAGCTCCCAGATGCAGTTTTCCACCTCCCTTTCCCTACCTAGTCGCTACATCCTGGAGCAAGAGGGAGCCTCATTGAAACGAATTCCGGTCTCAGTGGGCAGAATCCTGAAACCACGGCTCTAGGGTCCGGAAAGGGGCGCGGAGTCCAACGCTCCCGCagtacagatggggagactgaggtccaGAGCCCGGCTGTCCACCGCCCGCGGAGAAGGGGGCGCGTCCTGCCCGGCTGGCCGCTTGGAGCCGGGGCCGCCTCCTCCCGCCCCCCGCGCCCGTGACCCCAGCCCTGCCTTTGCCTTTGCCACGCCGCCTGCTCGGGAGCGAGTCATGATGGCGGGACTGGCGGCAGCATGGCTGCTCCTGGCGGCTGCGGCCTGCGCGCAGCGGGAGCAGGACTTCTACGACTTCAAGGCGGTCAACATCCGGGGCAAGTTGGTGTCTCTGGAGAAGTACCGCGGCTCGGTGAGTGTCCGCCCGCCGGGCCTCGGCGCCATCCAGCCGGGGCCTGACGGGGGCGCCCGGCGCCCGGGACCCTGCCGGGTGTGGCTCCGAGGGGCTCTGGCCGCCCGGCCACCCTGCcctggctccccacccccacccagacaTCCCGCCGGGCGCGGCGCCCCCAGATCCTGCGCCGGGTCTGTCCCTCGACTACGTGGCATGGCCCGGCGCGCGGTGAAACCCGAAACTCTCGCTGCCGGCGCCGATTTCCCTCCCAGCGATTTTGGGCAGCGGGGCCCAGCCTCTCACACACTGATCTAAAAAGTAACCCTAGCATCCTAGGGCCTTTGTCTCTCCCATCCCCAGTTTCCACGTTCGGAACAGAGGGAGTTGGTGATAATCAGTCCAGTGAgaacattgtggaaatgaaagCTCGGTGCAGAGGGAGTTACCATTTCAGACACAAGGGGACCTTACACAGATCATCCTTACACAGATCATCCCATCCCCAGAGAGGGAAGGTCGCACCTTACACAGATCATCCCATCCCCAGAGAGGGAAGGTCGCACAGCGCTAGAAAGCACGGAGCCTGGAGGAGAACCGCTTATCCATCCGTGGCCTACTCTAGGCAAACTTTTTAGCTGGGAGCTCAGGCTGAGATTTAAGTGTCATCCAGTATAACTGCTACCTCCTTACCGAGAGGGAGTCTCAGCTCAGAGAGGACTTGCGAGAGGAAGTGTGCCTGGGTGAGTCTGTGAAACAAGAGTGAGTTTTAGTAAGACCAAGAAGAGCACTCCAGGCAAAGAGAACTGTCAAATGCCAAGACTCAGAACTAAAGAGTAAGAATGGTGATGCTGGTGGGGAGGTCTTCAAGCAGTTGTGCTTGAAGGAGCATAAAGCATGAGGGTGAAAGATGAGGCTGAAGAGGGTAGGGAGGGACCAAGAGGGGCCTTGAACGCTACCTTCAGAGACCGAAATGTTGCACTGTGTGTAATGAAGAGCCCTCCAATTTCACTTCTCAAGGTGGACCTCGGGCTGTGGTGTGGAAAGGGTGGGGAGTTGGTTTCTAATGGACAGGGAGGCCCAGCATCCAGATTTGGatggaccacacacacacacacacacacacacaagtggcTGTTAGCATTCTTCTCCCAGGAGCAAGGCCATCCTTAGTGAAGAAAGTACTCTCTAAGCCTTGGAATTCTCAGTTATCCTGGGAGTACTGGGTATAGTAGTCCTTGTCCTGATTGCCCCCCGCCCCAAGGTATTGTGAGTTTCAAATGAGGTGACAATGTGGAAGCACTTGGTAGAGTGCTTGCTCTGTGCTTGTGTTTGTGGGGCCCCAGCAGGAACCTCATCCAGGACTCAGGGCAAAGGGCCCATTGCCATTCaggccttcccttccctctggagCAGCTCACCAGAGAGCCCCAGGTTTAGCACTTGACCAGCTCTGCTACTcattaattcattatttattgTTGAGCACCTACCGTATACTAAGTACTGTGCCAGCTCTGTGGATACAACGGTGAACAAAACAGCTAAGTTTCCCCTTTAACAGAGCTTATATGCGGTGGAGAGGAGAAAGGCAATAAACAAGGAACGGAGAAATAAACAATGTAATTCCTAATAGTAATAGATGCTaagacaaaaacagacaaaggctGTTTGCTTTCAGAAGTAATAAGGCATCCAGGATGTGAGGAACAGAAATCCTGGAGAAAAATTACCTGGAAAGTAGTCCCAGAATTCTGAGTGTTTTCATCCTCTAGGTCCACTGGTAGATCCTAAAAAGCATTGGAGCGAGAGGCCTAGAAATCAatcagaaagaaactgaaaaaaaaaaaaatgaagtcacaCACCTGCTACGAGGTGGAGTTAGAATTTGAACCCGGGCAGTCCAGTTCCAGAGCCCATGTCTTAATTTCCAGCTTATTTCCAACTTTAGAGGGAAACCAGGAACAGTCAGTCCAGGGAAACTGTGTGTTAACCCAAGCTTGGTTTGCCACTTGGGCAATATGGTCATTCATTCACCTGCAAATAGCTACTGGctcattatgtgtattttaccatgggttttttaaaaattggaagcaaaAACCACTGGCTTCTTTATAGGCACTACATGCCTGCCACTGGGTCCAGCCCTGGAGACATAGCCATGAGCAAAATTGTATGGTTTGTGCCCTCACGCTAACTGGGAAGACAGTCATTTAGACCAGTGTTGAGTGTAGATAAATGGGTGACACTCAGGAATGCCCTTGGCTACACTGTGAGGTTATGTACATATAGGCCTGAGTGTAGCGTGTATGTGaatggtgtgtttgtttgcttgcttctgTGTACTCATCTGAGTCTGCATCTGTGCTTGTATACGTATATGTAAATTTACTGTGTGTATTTAGGTGTATCTGTCTGTGTTTTGGTCACTTTAAAGATAAGCTTTTTGGATTCAGGCACGGAAATAGAAATAGGATTTCCCTCCTTCCAAAAGTATGGGCAGACACACAAGATGTAGGTTAGAAATAAACAACCTTTAATGCTCTCAATGCCCAAGGATCCagtaaagaagaaagaggaagacctCTAACTAGTGAAGGGAACTAAGAGTCCCAGTTTCTCACCACCAGAGACGCAATATGGCATATGCTGACAAAATGGGGGAGGTTGTTCTAACAGCCTGTGGCCCCAAGGAATGGGTGAGGGAGATACAGCACAGTGGTTCTCATCGcctagctcagtggttctcagctggtgAGCTGGTGGTGATCTTTTTCCCCAGGGGACATTCGGCAATGTCtgtagacatttttgattgttaaGACTAGGTGTCTactgggtggaggccagggacgctACTAAACATTCTACAATGAACAGGACAGCTACCTCACAACAAAGATTATCCAGCCCCaagtgtcagtagtgctgaggtctAGAAACCCTGTCCAGCCTCAGCAGTCTGTGCCCGAGCATGTCCAGTGCCCCAGGCTGCCCCTGGAAGGTGGCCCTCTTTATGGAGCCAGCTGGTATAATCCTGCCTTTTCTAAAAagtggccaggacttccctggtggtgcagtggttaagaatccgcctgccagtgcagggggcacagattctatccctggtccgggaagatcccgcatgccgcggagtaaataagcctgtgagccacaactactgagcctgcatgctgcaactactgaagcctgcgcgcctagagcccgtgctccgcaacaagagaagccacagcaataagaagcctacgcaccgcagcaaagagtagcccccactcgccgcaactagagaaagcccacgcatagcaacaaagacccaacgcagccaaaaatcaatcaatcaataaataaaatttttaaaaaaataataaaataagaagtgGCCAGAGAGATAGGGCTTGGCTACCTAAACACAGAGTGAGAATTTAAATCCTTTAATAATATATAACTAGAAGCTAAAAACATAGCATTGGTGCCAAAATTGTAACTGCAGTAATATAATCAAGTTCCATCAGCCAGATTTATATTTATCACCGAacggcaataaataaatatattataaggCAATCATAAATTTAAGGGTTAGTCTAGTGATAGAAGAAAGTGGTATTTGTTTACTGGAGGGAGAGGGGCAAAAAGGGATTGCCCTGAGGTTCTTCGGATCCTTTTATCAAGAAAACCATGTCTGTCTATGTACCCATTCAGGTGATCATATATATGTGCACacttacttattcattcagcaCATACTTTCTGAGACTTTTCCATGTGTCAGGCCCAGTAATGAAGTGAACATAGCTCCTGCCCTCAGTGGGTTCACATTCTAGAAGGAAGACCAACACATGTATAGGCAACTACAGTGTAGAATGATGAGTGCTAGTTGACTGAGCCAGAaattgaacccaggtctgctttttctctctcctgtatCACCTCCTGATGTGCGTTCACCAGTGTGTGTGCCTCTCTCTGTGATGGTGTTCTGTGTGTTTGTGGGCATGTGTGATGTGTGCTAATGTATCTTTGTTTCGAGGGGCACAGGCATACCCATTCATGTGTATTGTGTACTTATTCTCATGaatgtttatgtatgtgtttcACACGTCTGTAAGACCCTGCATGTTTATGAGAGAGAGCATTAATTGTTGAGGGGGCATCACATACGTGGGCATGTCAGGCCATGTACAAGTGTGTGCCTCTTCACTGGTTTGTGTATGTGTCTGGGTTTTGCTTTTGCCACCCAGGTGTCCCTGGTGGTGAACGTGGCTAGCGAGTGTGGCTTCACAGACCAGCACTACCGGGCCCTGCAACAGCTACAGCGGGACCTGGGACCTCACCACTTCAACGTGCTTGCCTTTCCCTGCAACCAGTTTGGCCAGCAGGAGCCCAACAGCAACAAGGAGATTGAGAACTTTGCCCGCCACACCTACAGTGTCTCTTTCCCCATGTTTAGCAAGATCACAGTCACCGGCACTGGTGCCCACCCTGCCTTCAAGTACCTGATCCGTGAGTCCTGAGCCTTTCCCTCACCTTCCTTCAGCTCCCTGGGCAGCAGAAGCTACTGGCTGGCTGGGTGACCTGGGGCCCCTTAGACCCACACAGGCGGGTTGATGGTCTGTTCTAGCACTAATCTTTGAGGATGAACTGAGGAGTATTCCTGCTTAAGAATATCTCCGCCCCTGCTGCCTTGCAGTTCTCCCTCAGAGTCACTCTTGCAGACTTCTCTGGGCTCCTGTTTCCATCTGCAGTGGCTCCTAGAAGGAGACTGGACCCTCAGATTTTAGTCAGTGTGAATTAGTTGAGCTTATGGACTTAGCTGCAGGCAGGGGATGCCACATGCCTGGAGAAGGCCGGCCCATATCTCCTGTCCTGAGTCAGAGGCAAATTGTGTAGGCCACAGGAGAGAAACCTTCTGAGCTAAAATACCAGATCTTGGGAATTCCCGGGCAGTGCAGcagttaggactcggcgcttccacTACCCGGCCTGGGTTCAGTtgctggttgggaaactaagatcccaagcaagctgtgtggcgcagccataaaaagaaacaaacagatctTAATATTTGAGAAATAGATTCCTTCCGCAGAAGCCTCAGAACCACAAAATGGGGTCATTAGCCAAGCTTGTCATTAAGtactgtttcctttctcaggcctctctcttcctttggGGGCTCCATTTTTGCCTTCTCCCACCTCCTATTCCATGCTTCTGGTTGCCTTCATATCCCTCActaccaccccccaaccccccccaccccccgccccccacccccccaccccccgccaatcCATTCACCTGGAAGAGTAAATAACAAATAACAGTGTAGCAAACAAAAGGTCCCTTACTGAGGCAATTTGAATTTTGCTTTGTGGGTCAAtcctaatatttgttttttttcccctgtgtgttTTTATTAGTTCCTTCTCAGTTCCCATAGTTATAGATCAAACCTGGCTGTGCTTTAGAAGCACCTGGGGACCTCTTAAAAATGCATTAGCCTGAGACCTACTGAAGCAGAGCCCAAGAATCTGTTTATATTAacccccctcctccaccaccaccaccaccaccatgattCAGATGCAGAGAGTCCATGGACTAACATTTGGAAACCATTGAGATTTAATCAGAAAATAGGATATAGACTGTGTAGTAGTTTGAGGTCATTAATAAAGGAAGGTCTGATGTTGCCTTACCCAGCACTTCACAGAATCatagagcagtagttctcaacctgGGCACCAGATTGCAATCTCctggaaagcttttgaaaaatactgatgcctgagtCTCACCCCCAGATATTCTTACTTAAGTGGTCTGGGGGTATGGACTGggcatcaggatttttaaaagctctccagttCATTCTAACTAATAGAACCACTACTTCAAGGGAGGGATGGACACCAATAGTGGGATTCCAGGAGAGGGGACACAGGGAAGCACACTTTGctctccttcttcctttgctCTAGAGACTTCTGGAAAGGAGCCCACCTGGAACTTCTGGAAGTACCTAGTGGCCCCAGATGGAAAGGTGATAGGGGCTTGGGACCCAACCATGTCGGTGGAGGAGTTAAGGCCCCAGATTACAGCGCTTGTGAGGAAGCTCATCCTGAAGAAACGAGAAGACTTATAACtactttccctcctctcccactgtcccctcccctcactgTTCACCAAGTGACTGTTCACTCAGTGTTCACTGAGTGACCAAAGCAAACTCAAATGGTGCTACAAGGGAGAGACTACTGACTCTCCTTCCTCCACTCTTATCCCACCTACCCCATCACTCCTGTCTGGGGAAAATTCTAGTAGTTTGATTATTTGAATCTTAGAGCAACCTGTAAGAACCCCTGACCAGTGACAGCTCTTGACCAATGACTCAACAACCAATAAGAACCTCTGGCCCCTGAAAACATGTGGCAAATAGAGGTACAAGCAATAATCTCCTACCTGTTATGAACTCTCTAAAATGAGGCCAATTCctgcctcacagggctgttgtgagattGAGGATGAAAGGCCTACGAAAGTGCCTAGGGCAGTGCCAGGTAACTAGGAggcgttcaataaatgttttttgcataTGAACCAAAAAATAAGTTGTGATCAATAAAAACTTGAACCCAACATGAATTTCCAGCCATGAGAATCCAGGCCaaacatttgttgttgttgttgctgttgttattgttttcctatgtatttttttcaattacaaaattaatacaaattcaTTGTAAAATaagatgatacaaaataaaaatgaaactatcGCCCTCATTTCCTATATGGTCACTCCCTGGAGGTAAACACTGTTCGCAGTTTGGTACCAAGTCTTCCCAGGCTTTTTTTATCAAGCCTATCATTATTGCCCAATAAGCGTTCACTGACCAAAAGTACACTACAATTACAAACAGGCAAAGGATAAGAACAgataattcacagaaaaatagagacGGATAATGaggatatgaaaagatgttcagcctcATTCAAGTTGGAAAGATTTTGTTAAATGATAATACCTgtcattggtgaggatgtggggaaatgggCATTCGCATAAACTGTCAGTGGGACGACAAACTGGCACAGCTTTTTAGAGGATGACTTGTcaatatcttttaaaacaaaatgtttatatgCTTTGATCCaccatttctccttttaaaagaCTCCCAAACTGTGCAAATATGTGTGTACAATAATATGTATGTACATTGTTCATAATGGTGAAAATTCGATGCAATCCTTGTGTCCATCAGTATGGTTTGGTAACAAATTATGGTACAAAtccaaatgataataataactaatacagggcttccctggtggggcagtgactaagaatccgcctgccaatgcaggggacacaggttcaagccctggtccaggaagatcccacatgccgcggagcaattaagcccgtgcgccacaactactgagcctgcgctctacagcccgcgagccacaactgctgagcccacgtgccacaactaccgaagcctgtgcacctagagcccgtgctccacaacaagagaagccactgcaatgagaagcccgcacaccacaacaaagagtagcccccactcgccacaactagagaaagcctgtgcacagaaacgaagacccaacacagccaaaaataaataaataaaataaatatttttaaaaagggaaataataaaaaatatattaaaataataataatagttattcaaatgaatgaattaatttctaTGCTACCATAGAAAGTtgtccaaaaatgaaaaaatggcaAATTGTAatgaacacatgcacacacaagaaAACATCCAGTACCaacaagaataatatttttattgaaaatttacaATGTTAAgtgtgaaagagagagggagggaaggagggagggagggatgtagACCAAACTATTAATGGTGGCTGTCCGTGAGGGCGTGGGGTGGGATAACAGGAGTCATTCACTTTCTTTGTTAAGTATTTTTGTAATGTTTGAATTTTGTGTGTAAAAATACGTATTtcacttttatataaatatagaaaagagGTGATGAGCAGAGTCACTGATAGATAATTTATCGGCCAATGAGAATTTCATGTCTACTTCTCCCAAAGTCACTCTTCTAGAAGAAGGAAACTCAGATTCAAGTCTTGGCTGTGCCCTTGACTCACAGACTGAGCAAATTGTTCCCTCTCTGCTGTCTTCCATTTTCCCACTGGACAGTGAAAGGGTTGAACTGTGCTCAAAGCCTCCCTTAATGATCCTTCCCAAAAGCTGCAAGAGTAAATGAAGGCTTTCTGTGGGCTGACCACATACCACCCTGTGGTGGCCTCCAGCCTGTCCTAACACACCCTCCTCCAAGCTCTGGCTCTGCACGTGGTCATTTCCGCGTGTGtgcaggtgcacacacacacacacacacacacacacacacacacagt comes from Delphinus delphis chromosome 1, mDelDel1.2, whole genome shotgun sequence and encodes:
- the GPX7 gene encoding glutathione peroxidase 7, with the translated sequence MGRLRSRARLSTARGEGGASCPAGRLEPGPPPPAPRARDPSPAFAFATPPARERVMMAGLAAAWLLLAAAACAQREQDFYDFKAVNIRGKLVSLEKYRGSVSLVVNVASECGFTDQHYRALQQLQRDLGPHHFNVLAFPCNQFGQQEPNSNKEIENFARHTYSVSFPMFSKITVTGTGAHPAFKYLIQTSGKEPTWNFWKYLVAPDGKVIGAWDPTMSVEELRPQITALVRKLILKKREDL